CGACCTGCGTCCGTTCTACATCAGCAAGCGCCTGGACCTGCAGCGGCCCATCTACAAGAAGGCCTCGATCTATGGCCACTTTGGCCGTGAAGACGTGGACTTCACCTGGGAAACCACGGACGCCGTGGCCGATCTGCGCACCGCGACCAAAATCTAGCACGATCGACTCCACGCGCCACCACCCTTCGGCATGTCAGCGATGGGTAAACAGCGCGTGGAGTTTGTTCCGCGGGATTTTTCCATGACGTACCAGGCACGCGACATCCTCCATGATTTTTGGAACAGGGCGGAGCGTCGGCTCCAGTGGCGGCTTGCCGAAATCTGGTCGTCCTGGCCCACTGTGGTCGGTCCCGAAATCGCGGATATGGCCAAACCCTTGGGTCGCAACAAGACCACACTGCTGCTGGGCGTCGAGGATCCCATGGTAATGCAGGAGATGCATTTCCACGCGCCGACGATTCTGCGAGCCGTCAATGCCGCCTTGGGAGAAAAAATCTTTGACAAGGTCCGCCTTGATCTGCTAGGAGGCCGATCTTCCTTGGTCGCGGTCGCGGATGCAATTGGAAACGCTTTGCGGGAAGGAAGAAAGACCGCTTCGCGCTTTTCGCCGGAGATATATGCGCAAGCAGGCGTGAAGCTGGAAGGAACGAACCACCCGGACAAACGGTTTTCCGCCGTCCCAGCGCTCGAGCGTTGTTACCGGAAATATGTTCGATCGCTTGAACAGGTGAAATCGCGTACCGAAAACGAACCATGCGCGGCAACAACGAACCGGGTGGATGGCCGCCCCGAGTGAGATAGTGAAGGAGAAAGGAATGAGTGAGGAAAAGAATATTGTTTTGAAAAAACCCTTGGACAAGATGACCGCCAAGG
This genomic window from Desulfonatronum sp. SC1 contains:
- a CDS encoding DUF721 domain-containing protein codes for the protein MTYQARDILHDFWNRAERRLQWRLAEIWSSWPTVVGPEIADMAKPLGRNKTTLLLGVEDPMVMQEMHFHAPTILRAVNAALGEKIFDKVRLDLLGGRSSLVAVADAIGNALREGRKTASRFSPEIYAQAGVKLEGTNHPDKRFSAVPALERCYRKYVRSLEQVKSRTENEPCAATTNRVDGRPE